A genome region from Triticum aestivum cultivar Chinese Spring chromosome 2B, IWGSC CS RefSeq v2.1, whole genome shotgun sequence includes the following:
- the LOC123046931 gene encoding uncharacterized protein → MAAAALGDVDDLDFDLGFIDGLECFDFEFDLPDMGLTELCHGGDGECLLPAVADKEGGLGLDLGSRDGGDGGRESSPDSVVTDDGAPPLSLESSGDRDDGEMSAYVGDLERFLMESEDDAEAGGPFAAKGLAANDHLFDDLAVADDGYVEPSTAAEEFAAAGYYYFGDLDDGYAEPATPGKDLVLDDYLFGDPVVAGDGYIEPYTAGEDLVSDDYFYDVAAVDDAAREDDDEATSRKRARQRKGAAAVPREAELRGTPVMHAISSISTGNGCRPIGHHWLHPCATVCLLA, encoded by the exons atggccgccgccgcgttGGGTGACGTTGATGATCTCGACTTCGACCTGGGTTTTATCGACGGGCTCGAGTGCTTCGACTTCGAGTTCGACCTGCCGGACATGGGCCTCACCGAGTTGTgccacggcggcgacggcgagtgcTTGCTGCCCGCCGTGGCCGATAAGGAGGGCGGTTTGGGTTTGGATCTGGGTTCTCGTGATGGTGGCGACGGCGGGAGAGAGAGCTCGCCGGACTCCGTGGTGACGGACGACGGCGCGCCGCCTCTGTCGTTAGAGTCGTCTGGGGATCGCGACGATGGCGAGATGTCGGCCTACGTGGGCGACCTGGAGAGGTTCCTCATGGAGAGCGAGGATGACGCCGAGGCCGGCGGGCCGTTCGCGGCCAAGGGGCTTGCCGCCAACGACCACTTGTTCGACGATCTCGCTGTTGCGGACGACGGTTACGTCGAGCCGTCCACTGCAGCGGAAGAGTTTGCCGCCGCCGGCTACTACTACTTCGGTGATCTCGACGACGGTTACGCGGAGCCGGCGACTCCAGGGAAGGATCTCGTCCTCGACGACTACTTGTTCGGCGATCCCGTTGTTGCGGGCGACGGTTACATCGAGCCGTACACTGCAGGGGAGGATCTGGTCTCCGACGACTACTTCTACGATGTTGCTGCTGTGGACGATGCTGCtcgcgaggacgacgacgaagcgACCTCGAGGAAGCGTGCAAG GCAGAGGAAGGGCGCCGCTGCGGTGCCACGTGAAGCAGAGCTCCGGGGAACGCCGGTGATGCATGCCATCTCGTCGATCTCGACTGGAAACGGGTGCCGCCCCATTGGTCACCATTGGCTGCATCCCTGCGCCACAGTGTGCCTATTGGCCTGA